CTCAATTTTTTCAAAGctaaaattgattttagaCTTTGGTTAGCTCACGAAttaaattttttctaattatttacTTTGAAATTATCACGTAATATGAAATACATTCGAGCAAGAATCAAGCAAATGTAAATTTATGAAGTTCTTTCACTCGAgtaaataatgttttcatcTATATAAGAAATggaatatacataaaaaattcTATACGAGACATTATGacacaacaatttttttgttttcttttgtgtatGTAACAAGACTAAActtacccttttttttttgttcgaaTCATGGCTCGAAAGATGGAACATGAGTTGCGGTAGTGTGCGTCAAACTGTAGTTTAATCTGTCTAAGACACTTCTGTATGGATCTTCCTCTCGTTTCTTCAACAGGTAGGCTATACTATTCTCTACCTCCGCCTTTACCTCCAAGTAAACttgatttgcttcttctttgtcttttacaAGCTCTGGTCTTCCCTTTGTCTCTATCGGTTTCCCAAACAGGTAATAGAACCTACCCGGGACTTTCGGTATGAGTCCTGGTAGGTAGAGTGGCTGGTTTGCCACCTCTCCCTCTGACTCTTCCCTATCATCACAAACAATAGTACTCATCAATCTTTGACTAGTAACAACTACACTCATTAGCATCTATTTCAGTTATATGAAAAACAATGTTACCTCAATTTAAATTGTTTGGTATCGCGAGTAACTTCCGTGATATAGTCATTAAGAATAGGGATCTTCATCAGGTCGTTGTAATCAAGAACCAACTGCaatagcaaaagaaaaatatatttataaatgacTATTTTCAATAACTGAGCACacgaaattcaaattttttgggAAGTTTTTCTGTGACAGGAAGCTTACTTCAGCTATGTCGTCTTCACCAACTGTTCCAAACGGCACTATTGTTGCACCAAACCGTGCTGCCATTCTTACAAACTCTTGCTGTTCAGGCCAAATTAGTTTGTATTGTTCACCCTGCAATGTCATAGAAAGTAGTATATGTATCATCAGAAATTCTAACAACACCACCAGGTTAATAAATTAAGTACACACTTCTATTAggacaaagaaacagaagatctCAGATAACCAAATCATTTTAGTATTATTTGAGCTTAAACAGGTTCAACTGCATAGTCAAGACTTTGATTTCACCGTCAAGTGGGTGGAACCACTCTCCTTTTGGCtactaatttttcttaaaccaaactagaaaaaaaaagaattgaaagaTGGCTAACCCGGTTATGGAGAGCCTCTCGTGCACCACCAGGGAAGAGAAGGACATGAGATTTAGAATCTAACAGCTTAAATAGATTGGTTGCGGTGACAGGATAGGCACCAAATACTTTAATCCAGTCACCATAATCAAACGCCTTAGCTGGATCATTATCAGAATACAGAACCGGATGGGCCATTCCACGAAAGAGaatgttcttctcttttataaaCGCCTCGGACATTGGACCAAGTTCAAGACCCATCAACATGTGGTAACCAACAAGTAGCACCGGACCTTTATCTGGAACACCAGCAAGTCCCTTCACTATTTTCCCGTCTTCCATAGttgaaaaaaacacagaaccAACAGCATTTCGCAAGAATCTGCATATCACAAGGAATAAAATCAGACCAGATAAATCACATGAAGCTAAGTACATTTGGTTCTCTTTTGCTCATTTGAGGAGATCAAGGAACGAGACACATTAACTTGTAGTGTCAACTGTTTTGGAGaaagtttttgaatatttagtAGATGGAACTTTTTTCTAAGAGAAATAGAGTCAAGGAAGGCTTAGCAAAGTTACCCAAGCACTTCATCAAGGGCGTAAGCAAGTTCTCCCTTACTTGGAGGCAAGaaatcagaaaccaaatcaTATCTCCAGGACCGCCGGTACTTGCCTGTACCTTTTATAACTGTGAGCAAACTGATGCTATCTTCCTGGGACAATAAATGGTAGTATGTCAATGAATAAATAGTCATACTACTCtgtgtttttctcttcttgtaaGAAATTACTCTAATACTACTTAATAGCTTCACCTACCATCCGGAACAAAAGGAAACTCAAGAGTAATTTAGTATGTAAATTACTATGTTAAATTACCAATAAAAGGGTATGCCCATTGTCCTTGAAGCATCGAACTGAACAGTTTTTAAGTAACCCGTGAAGCcgctttgcttcttcttggcTAGGAAGCATCATGTCCTTTCCACTGAAAGTCGATGAAATCCGAAgtcatttctattttcttgatAATATGTCGCTCATTGTAAGCCAGGTTGTGGTATTTCTTTCATAGACcacaaataaagaagagagaagaaatgttATAccataagaaagaagattacCTAGCAAGGACCAAGACTTCAGCTTGAACAGCATGGATGCGGGAATTGGCATAAGCACAGCCAGATCTCAGTAACTTAAGCTTCCAAAGTAAGGTTTCCCGTGGAATAATTCCACCGAGCTCCTGAAAATGAATGGTTAGAAAAGATGTTATCTTTTatagaaacagaacaaagtaAATGCATTTAAAGAACACTCACAGAGAGAAGCGGGAGCATTGTTTTAGTAAGCCTTTGTCTcaacttttcaatttttactCCTGTTGGAAGTTGGTTGTCGATACCAAGTGTCGCCATCTTTATCGGATCACCTATAAATCCAAGAAAGCTTAAGTAAAGACAATTTAAGAAGACAAAAGGGGACTTAATTAACTTATACAATAAACATCAGTTCATGTACCCATAATAAAGCTTAGAGCATATGGAACAGTAAAATGAAGCTCCTCTGGCACCATCTCTAATATAGGCAGCAACGGCTGTAGCGGTGACCTATCAAATGATGTAGctaaaaaaggagaaaacgtGTTTGGTCATTCATAAAAGCTTATATGCAAGTATGCGTTTAGATACAAAgctacaaaattaaataaatgtttGCTGACCTGGGTTGACTAGTATCAACACCAAGTCTAACGAACGGTTTCTAGCAGCAACAGCAAGAGCCAGGCATCCTCCAAAGGAATCGCCCACGAGATATATCGGCTTATTAGGACGTGTAGCCTGCTCCTGCCTCAAAACATCTTCGACTACTTTCAGAAGCCCTTTATGGTAAAACCAACAGAAGAGAACATTCAGAGAAAATCAAGTAAACAACTAATGACCTTATACAGAATCACTAGTTAGATATTTCTATCCATTTGGAAGTCAATATTCATTTGTAAAAATCTTCTATTTGATGTCAAAGACAATGAACTGAGTGCAAGTAATCTAAGTATTGTtgtatgtacatatatacttGTAGAAATGTATTTATACACAGCACATGCAtctaaaagagaaaacacaagCCAGCGAAGAACTATTCTATGATCTTAAAGGGACAGCTACTGTATAAAATCTTCATAACCAAATGTATATATCGCTATCTTTTTATTACCTTCAAATGGAGTTCGATCAAGTACAGGAATATGCAGGCACGAGACATGAAAAGCCCTGTATTGAGGAAATACAAGAACAACAGTTTAGACTGCAAACACTTGTGTGATTAAAAACGAGATTCAACATAATATGAAGTGTcagtttgtttggattagtTTTCTTGCTTCTGCATTAAGTAttcaagtttatatatttacatttccACATTCTTAGACCAATGTCATTTCCAGAGAAACTAGACTTAACAAAAATAGTGAACATACTTGCCAAGAGCTTTGTGATGTGGAACAAGGCCCATCCCTGTGCCATCCATCCCtgcataaaatattaatcCATCAGGCATTACGAAAGTCCAAAAATTGGAACTTTGAAGCGATAATCAGAGAGTCAGATACTTGACACtgaaaaacagtaaaaaaaaccATTACTAGAATTCAAAATACAGCCTAAACAATAAAGCATTATCCTAAAAGCTTGGAACTTTGAAACGAAGATTTAGAATCAGATACATGAGATAAGAAAACAGTAATTCAACAAAACAGCCTACAGATTCAACCTTTCCTCCatgaaacacacaaagaagtgagaaaatgaatacaaagtttcaaactttggAAGAATAGTAAATTTTTAGCTCATGAAGCACACACAAACCTCACATAGGTCAAGCAATTTCAACAATCAAAGCTCAAAAACCATTGATTCTTATAAATcactgattttgttttaccaGGTAAGAAGAGTAACGTAGGAGCATCTTCAACAGGTCGA
This sequence is a window from Arabidopsis thaliana chromosome 1 sequence. Protein-coding genes within it:
- the PES1 gene encoding Esterase/lipase/thioesterase family protein (Esterase/lipase/thioesterase family protein; FUNCTIONS IN: transferase activity, transferring acyl groups other than amino-acyl groups, catalytic activity; LOCATED IN: chloroplast, plastoglobule; EXPRESSED IN: 22 plant structures; EXPRESSED DURING: 13 growth stages; CONTAINS InterPro DOMAIN/s: Diacylglycerol acyltransferase (InterPro:IPR007130); BEST Arabidopsis thaliana protein match is: Esterase/lipase/thioesterase family protein (TAIR:AT5G41130.1); Has 651 Blast hits to 637 proteins in 188 species: Archae - 0; Bacteria - 283; Metazoa - 139; Fungi - 19; Plants - 149; Viruses - 0; Other Eukaryotes - 61 (source: NCBI BLink).), with product MATCSSSLLVLPNLRLSSNQRRNFKVRAQISGENKKATSLEPVNNNGSVSLSTTVQNQKGANEVNGKGKSKRKIVSDEIELLWDDGYGSKSVKDYFAAAKEILKADGGPPRWFSPVDCGRPVEDAPTLLFLPGMDGTGMGLVPHHKALGKAFHVSCLHIPVLDRTPFEGLLKVVEDVLRQEQATRPNKPIYLVGDSFGGCLALAVAARNRSLDLVLILVNPATSFDRSPLQPLLPILEMVPEELHFTVPYALSFIMGDPIKMATLGIDNQLPTGVKIEKLRQRLTKTMLPLLSELGGIIPRETLLWKLKLLRSGCAYANSRIHAVQAEVLVLASGKDMMLPSQEEAKRLHGLLKNCSVRCFKDNGHTLLLEDSISLLTVIKGTGKYRRSWRYDLVSDFLPPSKGELAYALDEVLGFLRNAVGSVFFSTMEDGKIVKGLAGVPDKGPVLLVGYHMLMGLELGPMSEAFIKEKNILFRGMAHPVLYSDNDPAKAFDYGDWIKVFGAYPVTATNLFKLLDSKSHVLLFPGGAREALHNRGEQYKLIWPEQQEFVRMAARFGATIVPFGTVGEDDIAELVLDYNDLMKIPILNDYITEVTRDTKQFKLREESEGEVANQPLYLPGLIPKVPGRFYYLFGKPIETKGRPELVKDKEEANQVYLEVKAEVENSIAYLLKKREEDPYRSVLDRLNYSLTHTTATHVPSFEP